The genomic DNA ATAAGATAATAATTCCAGCGATACTACCATAAGTTTTAGAATAATTACCAAAGTTAGAAATATAGAAACCAAATGCAAATGAGCCAAGTAACCAAATAACAGCAGTGAAAATAGCACCAGGTAAAACAGATTTTAATTTTGTTTTTACATTTGGTGCGACTGAATAAAGTATAGTGAATAAAATTAAAATAATGATTAACGGTAAAACTACTCTGATTAAACTAAATATCCATTTCACTTGACTATCTAAACCTAATGGCCCAAATAAGAAGTGAGCAATTACTGAGCCCATTGTTGGTAATGCCATTGCAACTAAAAATACGACACCTAAAACAATAGTAAAAATAACACTCAAAAGTTTTAATAGAATACCGTTACGGTTATCTTCTACGTCATATGCTACATTAAATGAGTTCATAATGGCTGTCATACCATTTGATGCTGACCAAATGGCCAAAATTAAACCAATAGACAGTAAGCCACCACTTGAATTTTTAGTAACATCGTTAATAACACCTTTAATTAAGCTTGATGTATCAGCTGGTGCATTACTTAAAAGACCTGTAATTTGACTTTGGTCTAAATTAAATAATGGTAATAGTGTTAATAAGAAGATAAGCATTGGGAACATAGCTAAAACAAAATGATAAGTCATTTGAGCAGCTAAACCTGATGCATCATCTTTACCAATACGATAAATAAGATAAGAAATAAAATTAGATTTCTTTGTATACTTTGCAGGTTTATTTAATCGAGAAACAAAGAAGACTTGATTATCTTTCTTTGGTTCTTTAGATTGAAATTCTTGAGGTTCAACATATGTACGATCAACCTTGATTTTGTCTTGTGATTCTTCTTGTTTTTCTTTTACTGAATTAAGATAATTCGAATTTGATTGGTTTTTCTTTGACATAACAATCTCCTTTGTACAATCAAAACATTATTGAACTTTAAAACTTAAATAAAAAGAGCGGGACTGAAATCTATTCAATAAAGATTTCGTCGTCCCGCTCCGGCAATGCATAGATAGTTAAGAATCAAATTTAAATGTTTAACCTATCATGCTTTAGAAATAAATATAAAGCTGGGATTAGTTGTAATCGATTCAGCTTCTTAATAAATCAATTATTTGCCGATACGATTATTTTTACGATCAACGAAAGTATCTTTAGCATCTTTAATTGATTGCTCTAATTCTGGATTGTTACGACGAATTTCTTCGATAGTATCTTTCCAATATAATACTTCGTCTTTAA from Staphylococcus taiwanensis includes the following:
- a CDS encoding YihY/virulence factor BrkB family protein, with protein sequence MSKKNQSNSNYLNSVKEKQEESQDKIKVDRTYVEPQEFQSKEPKKDNQVFFVSRLNKPAKYTKKSNFISYLIYRIGKDDASGLAAQMTYHFVLAMFPMLIFLLTLLPLFNLDQSQITGLLSNAPADTSSLIKGVINDVTKNSSGGLLSIGLILAIWSASNGMTAIMNSFNVAYDVEDNRNGILLKLLSVIFTIVLGVVFLVAMALPTMGSVIAHFLFGPLGLDSQVKWIFSLIRVVLPLIIILILFTILYSVAPNVKTKLKSVLPGAIFTAVIWLLGSFAFGFYISNFGNYSKTYGSIAGIIILLIWLYLTSFIIIIGAEINAIIHQRHVIKGQTPEEAALDHDDNNQNHYNEDTTYQYKQTAPGKDEDYKVDKNPDDREDEQESLTDKIKDKFSKNEEDK